In Chryseobacterium turcicum, a single window of DNA contains:
- a CDS encoding pyridoxal phosphate-dependent aminotransferase → MNKLSDRVNRLGYSQTFVMSNKAREMKASGIDVISLTLGEPDFNVPDNIKEAAFTAINENYSHYSPVPGFLELRQAISEKLKRDNQLDYKPTQICVSNGAKQAIINVLAAIINDGDEVILPSPFWVSYDEMVKMMGGNSIMLPTSYVTDFKITSEQLDEAINEKTKAILFSSPCNPSGGYYTYDELKSLAKVIAKYPHVTVISDEIYEYINYETKSTSIAQFPEVYEQTAVINGMSKAFAMTGWRIGYSACPEWLAKACEKIQGQMTSGANTVAQRASIVALKTDPSEYKYMIDAFEKRRNLVFDLMKEIPGFKVLLPKAAFYFFPDISHYIGKTLDGTEIKDADDFAMFILENAHVGCVGGVSFGSPECIRFSYAASEEELREAMRRIKELLEKFN, encoded by the coding sequence ATGAATAAACTTTCAGACAGAGTAAACAGATTGGGTTACTCGCAGACATTCGTCATGTCAAACAAGGCTAGAGAGATGAAAGCCAGCGGAATAGATGTAATTTCTTTAACATTGGGTGAGCCCGATTTTAATGTTCCCGATAATATTAAAGAAGCTGCTTTTACTGCAATCAATGAAAATTATAGCCACTACTCTCCTGTTCCGGGATTTTTAGAACTTCGTCAGGCGATTTCAGAAAAATTAAAAAGAGATAATCAACTCGACTATAAACCAACCCAGATTTGTGTTTCAAATGGCGCAAAACAGGCAATTATCAATGTTTTAGCAGCTATTATCAATGATGGTGATGAAGTTATTCTTCCTTCTCCTTTTTGGGTAAGCTATGATGAAATGGTAAAAATGATGGGTGGAAATTCTATAATGCTTCCTACTTCTTACGTTACCGATTTTAAAATCACTTCAGAACAGCTTGATGAAGCGATTAACGAAAAAACAAAAGCTATTCTTTTCAGCTCACCTTGTAATCCTTCTGGTGGATATTACACTTATGATGAGTTAAAATCTTTAGCGAAAGTTATTGCTAAATATCCGCATGTAACGGTAATCTCTGACGAAATCTACGAATACATTAATTACGAAACCAAAAGTACGTCTATCGCTCAGTTTCCTGAAGTATATGAGCAAACCGCTGTAATCAACGGAATGTCTAAAGCTTTTGCGATGACAGGTTGGAGAATCGGTTATTCTGCTTGTCCGGAATGGTTGGCAAAAGCCTGTGAAAAAATTCAAGGACAAATGACAAGCGGTGCAAATACAGTGGCTCAGAGAGCTTCAATTGTTGCTTTAAAAACTGATCCTTCAGAATATAAATACATGATTGATGCATTCGAGAAAAGAAGAAATTTAGTATTCGATTTAATGAAAGAAATTCCAGGATTTAAGGTGCTTTTACCGAAAGCTGCTTTCTATTTCTTCCCAGATATTTCTCATTATATCGGAAAAACATTAGATGGAACCGAAATAAAAGATGCTGATGATTTTGCGATGTTTATTTTAGAAAATGCTCATGTAGGTTGTGTAGGCGGCGTTTCATTCGGAAGCCCGGAATGTATTAGATTTTCTTATGCTGCTTCTGAGGAAGAATTAAGAGAAGCGATGAGGAGAATAAAAGAATTATTAGAAAAATTTAATTAA